The Methylobacterium currus genome contains a region encoding:
- a CDS encoding FkbM family methyltransferase — protein sequence MIRSTMIRSTMTRPKGTAAAIGRSLRIYRGAEAPKAAMDALYRRFVRPGDLVFDIGAHVGDRVASFRRLGARVVALEPQPGPARALRLLHGRDPDVTLVAAAVSDAPGEVLLHLNSANPTVSSASADFVAGAAGAPGWEGQVWDRRITVPATTLDHLVAGHGRPAFVKIDVEGFEDRVLAGLSAPLPALSFEFTTIARDSALRCLDRLAGLGPYGFDVALGESQALGFGRFVGQEEMAAHLMGLPMAANSGDVYAVLRA from the coding sequence ATGATCCGCTCGACCATGATCCGCTCGACCATGACCCGCCCGAAGGGCACCGCCGCCGCGATCGGCCGCTCGCTGCGGATCTATCGCGGCGCGGAGGCGCCGAAAGCCGCCATGGACGCCCTCTATCGCCGCTTCGTGCGGCCGGGCGACCTGGTCTTCGATATCGGTGCTCATGTGGGCGACCGGGTGGCCTCCTTCCGCCGTCTCGGCGCCCGGGTCGTGGCCTTGGAGCCGCAGCCGGGGCCGGCCCGGGCGCTGCGCCTGCTCCATGGCCGCGACCCGGACGTGACCCTGGTCGCCGCGGCGGTGAGTGACGCCCCCGGCGAGGTGTTGCTGCACCTCAACTCGGCCAATCCCACCGTCTCCTCGGCCTCCGCGGATTTCGTCGCGGGGGCGGCGGGCGCGCCGGGCTGGGAGGGGCAGGTCTGGGACCGGCGGATCACGGTGCCTGCCACCACTCTCGACCACTTGGTGGCCGGGCACGGTCGCCCGGCCTTCGTGAAGATCGACGTCGAGGGGTTCGAGGACAGGGTGCTGGCGGGCCTCTCGGCTCCGCTCCCCGCCCTGTCCTTCGAGTTCACCACCATCGCGCGGGACAGCGCGCTGCGTTGCCTCGACCGGCTCGCAGGCCTCGGCCCCTACGGGTTCGACGTCGCGCTCGGCGAGAGCCAGGCGCTCGGATTCGGGCGGTTCGTCGGCCAGGAGGAGATGGCGGCGCATCTCATGGGGCTGCCGATGGCTGCGAATTCCGGGGATGTCTACGCGGTGCTGCGAGCGTGA
- the prfH gene encoding peptide chain release factor H, protein MVLLQLSAGRGPGECQLAVAGLCDVLVREAAADGLAATILETVPGRPGLLSALVRLGREDAEEETIASWARSWEGTIRWTCPSPLRPGHGRKNWFVSVTRVVPPRIGDLGIREADLRWETFRASGAGGQHVNTTDSAVRLHHRPSGLAITCDSERSQHRNRALALTRLRLTLRARAEAQAQAGAQERWALTVTVTGRGGGAVRAYAGPDFTRVR, encoded by the coding sequence ATGGTCCTGCTGCAGCTCAGCGCCGGCCGCGGGCCCGGCGAATGCCAGCTCGCGGTCGCGGGCCTCTGCGACGTGCTGGTGCGGGAGGCCGCGGCCGACGGCCTCGCCGCCACAATCCTGGAGACGGTGCCGGGCAGGCCCGGCCTGCTCTCCGCCCTCGTCCGCCTCGGCCGCGAGGATGCCGAGGAGGAGACCATCGCATCCTGGGCCCGGTCCTGGGAGGGCACCATCCGCTGGACCTGCCCGAGCCCGCTGAGGCCCGGGCACGGGCGCAAGAACTGGTTCGTCTCCGTCACCCGGGTGGTGCCGCCCCGGATCGGGGATCTCGGGATCCGGGAGGCCGACCTGCGCTGGGAGACATTCCGCGCCTCCGGCGCCGGCGGCCAGCACGTCAACACGACCGACAGCGCGGTGCGGCTGCACCACCGGCCGAGCGGCCTCGCGATCACCTGCGACAGCGAGCGCAGCCAGCACCGCAACCGGGCGCTGGCCCTCACGCGCCTCAGGCTGACGCTCCGCGCCCGGGCCGAGGCCCAGGCGCAGGCCGGGGCGCAGGAGCGCTGGGCCCTGACCGTCACGGTCACGGGTCGGGGCGGGGGCGCGGTCCGCGCCTATGCGGGACCGGATTTCACGCGGGTGCGGTGA
- a CDS encoding RNA ligase RtcB family protein, with product MGNPIIATRAPGVRVVASASTWIEGEALRQLDETGALPGMRETVGMPDLHPGKNGPVGAAFLSEGLIRPTLVGSDIGCGMALWQTDLSRRRADPDRIAARLDGLDAPWDGDVAGWLGERGVAATAFDASLGTVGHGNHFLEVQSVAEIHDPDAAAGIGLDPARLALLVHTGSRGLGESILRAHTERHGASPLRADTPEGESYLAAHDGATAWARANRDLVAHRALTALGAEGQCLLDLCHNGVTPVEAGGCRCHLHRKGAAPADRGLVVVPGSRGDVSVLVEPVPDRADALWSLAHGAGRKLGRHEAKAKLKGRLRREDLARNPYGGVVVCGDERLLWEEAAPAYKPAASVVGDLEAAGLVRVVAVLHPLVTFKCSLDPDGPARAGKQARLRERRSARAAKHRER from the coding sequence ATGGGCAATCCCATCATCGCCACGCGCGCCCCCGGCGTTCGCGTGGTCGCCTCCGCCTCGACCTGGATCGAGGGCGAGGCCCTGCGCCAGCTCGACGAGACCGGCGCCCTTCCCGGCATGCGCGAGACCGTCGGCATGCCGGACCTCCATCCCGGCAAGAACGGTCCGGTCGGAGCGGCCTTCCTGTCGGAGGGCCTGATCCGGCCGACCCTGGTCGGCTCCGATATCGGCTGCGGCATGGCTCTGTGGCAGACCGACCTGTCCCGGCGCCGGGCCGATCCCGACCGGATCGCCGCCCGGCTCGACGGGCTCGACGCACCGTGGGACGGCGATGTCGCCGGCTGGCTCGGCGAGCGCGGCGTGGCGGCCACGGCCTTCGACGCCTCGCTCGGCACGGTCGGCCACGGCAACCACTTCCTGGAGGTGCAGTCCGTCGCCGAGATCCACGATCCCGACGCGGCGGCGGGGATCGGGCTCGATCCCGCCCGCCTCGCCCTCTTGGTCCATACCGGCAGCCGGGGCCTCGGCGAGTCGATCCTGCGGGCCCATACCGAGCGGCACGGGGCCTCGCCCCTGCGGGCCGACACGCCGGAGGGCGAATCCTACCTCGCCGCCCATGACGGGGCGACAGCCTGGGCCCGGGCCAACCGGGACCTCGTCGCCCATCGGGCGCTCACGGCGCTCGGGGCCGAGGGGCAATGCCTCCTCGATCTCTGCCACAACGGCGTCACGCCGGTGGAGGCGGGCGGCTGCCGCTGCCACCTCCACCGCAAGGGCGCGGCCCCGGCCGATCGCGGGCTGGTGGTCGTGCCGGGCTCGCGGGGCGACGTGAGCGTCCTCGTCGAGCCGGTCCCGGACCGGGCCGATGCCCTGTGGTCGCTGGCCCACGGTGCCGGGCGCAAGCTCGGGCGGCACGAGGCGAAGGCCAAGCTCAAGGGCCGCCTGCGCCGGGAGGACCTGGCCCGCAATCCCTATGGCGGCGTGGTCGTCTGCGGCGACGAGCGATTGCTGTGGGAGGAGGCGGCGCCGGCCTACAAGCCGGCCGCGTCCGTGGTCGGCGACCTGGAGGCGGCCGGCCTCGTGCGGGTGGTCGCGGTGCTGCATCCGCTGGTCACCTTCAAATGCTCGCTCGATCCGGACGGCCCGGCCCGTGCCGGCAAGCAGGCCCGCCTGCGCGAGCGCCGCAGCGCCCGGGCAGCCAAGCATCGGGAGCGCTGA